In one window of Macrotis lagotis isolate mMagLag1 chromosome 5, bilby.v1.9.chrom.fasta, whole genome shotgun sequence DNA:
- the LRIF1 gene encoding ligand-dependent nuclear receptor-interacting factor 1 isoform X1, with product MSNLPRVVLKPPEDAPGGAAPPCIAGCMYQVVQTTGLDGKNLLRLLPIPNSSGNVMPLVQSSGTSDTSKGNISNPVHVTIQTQLSSTPTTASIQFPVFQPTSSGNYFLSRAVDKSENVRVASVGKESLASSSTAQNSNSTMKVERLALQKIAVPPSTTQGDTAYMLVNTKNLPVTVKSPVLPYGHHLQIPANAEVKSVPASSLPPPIQQKILAAAATNTSGTAEASKVPTVIYVSPVNTVKSVVPKTFKNICPKPPNPTEAAKPTNLNTSPQTPAKSSTDGSNKEGQQSGDAPMKWVVRENPQSSPCLVPVKSSNNMASKILKTLMDMKNVEASSLSMPPLCSNSSSGTQAKITPIKDNALVMFNGKVYLLAKKGSEVLPSQTDQQNSAAPDASPRKDTSQIPNSNSVTKITNEVVNIVLAKNKTAPQKETKLVSDAQLASEPVPSLEKNNKVEGASLSAQSSQHVKQPLYLEQYKTVHIKLNLPDVISPAQNAKKETGVSHMKDSSGDTMITSKCCVYTTQEPKNQGEMAFVMETHTQSRSQKESCRREYAELRKKFGITKDLRVRLTRIPLFNSTSLYSPSSLTNSISSKESKLIVDLTSGKEEESQELTLQQDLDKKRKAKTIMKVDSTKKKKSGHDGNLSLNTGTDCSSPQILNSVSSDSALSSQSNNLIGCTKSSEENSAELKVHTQDGLDRGTNSPASVSFEQELPGSQDCYIDDSFPTMLPELDETIRDEKIKRLKQLLKEREAALEEIRKKMQQS from the exons tattgcaGGCTGCATGTATCAAGTAGTTCAGACGACTGGCCTGGATGGAAAAAACCTTCTGAGATTGCTTCCGATTCCCAATTCCTCTGGAAATGTTATGCCACTAGTTCAATCTTCAGGCACATCTGATACTTCAAAAGGGAATAtatcaaatccagttcatgttaCTATTCAGACTCAACTTTCTAGCACTCCTACAACTGCATCCATTCAATTTCCTGTTTTTCAGCCAACCAGTTCtggaaattatttcctttcaagAGCGGTTGATAAATCTGAAAATGTTAGAGTAGCCTCTGTGGGGAAAGAAAGTTTGGCTTCATCTTCAACAGCTCAGAACAGTAACAGTACTATGAAAGTTGAAAGactggccttgcaaaaaattgcTGTTCCTCCCTCAACTACTCAAGGTGACACAGCATACATGTTGGTAAATACTAAGAACCTGCCAGTGACTGTAAAGTCTCCTGTATTACCATATGGGCACCATTTACAGATTCCAGCCAATGCTGAAGTAAAATCTGTACCAGCATCATCTTTGCCACCTCCAATTCAACAGAAGATACTTGCAGCTGCAGCTACAAACACCTCAGGAACAGCAGAAGCTTCGAAAGTACCAACTGTTATTTATGTGTCTCCCGTAAATACAGTAAAATCTGTAGTTCCTaagacctttaaaaatatttgtcctAAACCTCCAAATCCTACAGAAGCTGCAAAGCCCACGAATTTAAACACTTCACCACAAACACCAGCAAAAAGTTCTACAGATGGATCTAATAAGGAAGGCCAGCAATCTGGAGATGCACCAATGAAATGGGTTGTACGAGAAAATCCACAGTCTTCCCCTTGTCTTGTTCCTGTCAAGTCTTCAAACAATATGGCTTCAAAGATCTTAAAAACATTGATGGATATGAAGAATGTTGAAGCTAGTTCTCTAAGTATGCCTCCGTTATGTTCAAACTCTTCTAGTGGAACTCAAGCAAAAATTACTCCCATTAAAGATAATGCTTTGGTTATGTTTAATGGGAAAGTCTATCTGTTGGCTAAAAAGGGGTCAGAAGTTCTTCCGTCTCAAACCGATCAACAGAATTCTGCTGCTCCTGATGCATCACCGAGAAAAGATACATCACAGATACCTAATTCCAATTCGGTCACAAAAATCACTAATGAGGTTGTAAATATTGTGTTGGCAAAAAATAAGACTGCCCCCCAGAAGGAAACAAAGTTGGTTTCTGATGCACAACTTGCTTCTGAACCCGTTCCAAGTTTAGAGAAGAATAACAAAGTGGAAGGTGCTTCTCTTTCTGCCCAAAGTTCACAGCATGTTAAGCAACCCCTCTATCTAGAGCAGTATAAGACCGTGCACATAAAACTAAACTTACCAGATGTGATCAGTCCAGCTCAAAATGCCAAAAAAGAAACAGGTGTCAGCCACATGAAAGATTCTTCTGGTGATACAATGATTACATCAAAGTGCTGTGTTTACACAACTCAGGAACCAAAG AACCAGGGTGAGATGGCGTTTGTTATGGAGACACATACTCAAAGCAGAAGTCAAAAGGAATCATGTCGGAGGGAGTATGCtgaattaagaaagaaatttgGTATCACAAAAGATTTGAGAGTGCGCCTTACCCGAATTCCTCTATTTAACTCCACAAGTTTATATTCCCCTAGCAGTTTGACAAACAGTATTTCTTCCAAAGAGTCAAAGCTTATTGTGGATCTAACAtctgggaaagaggaagagagccAGGAg CTTACATTACAACAGGACttggataagaaaagaaaagcaaaaactattATGAAAGTAGACAGTACTAAGAAGAAGAAATCTGGGCATGATGGTAACCTATCTCTGAACACAGGAACTGATTGCAGCAGTCCTCAAATTCTTAACAGTGTTTCATCTGATTCAGCTTTATCATCACAAAGTAATAACCTCATTGGTTGCACGAAGTCCAGTGAAGAGAATTCTGCTGAGTTAAAAGTACATACTCAAGATGGTCTTGACAGAGGTACAAATAGTCCTGcctctgtttcttttgaacaagAACTTCCAGGTAGTCAAGATTGTTATATTGATGATAGTTTCCCAACGATGTTGCCAGAATTGGATGAAACTATAcgagatgaaaaaataaaaagacttaagCAGCTACTCAAAGAAAGAGAAGCAGCTCTTGAAGAAATTCGTAAAAAGATGCAACAAAGTTAA
- the LRIF1 gene encoding ligand-dependent nuclear receptor-interacting factor 1 isoform X2, with amino-acid sequence MYQVVQTTGLDGKNLLRLLPIPNSSGNVMPLVQSSGTSDTSKGNISNPVHVTIQTQLSSTPTTASIQFPVFQPTSSGNYFLSRAVDKSENVRVASVGKESLASSSTAQNSNSTMKVERLALQKIAVPPSTTQGDTAYMLVNTKNLPVTVKSPVLPYGHHLQIPANAEVKSVPASSLPPPIQQKILAAAATNTSGTAEASKVPTVIYVSPVNTVKSVVPKTFKNICPKPPNPTEAAKPTNLNTSPQTPAKSSTDGSNKEGQQSGDAPMKWVVRENPQSSPCLVPVKSSNNMASKILKTLMDMKNVEASSLSMPPLCSNSSSGTQAKITPIKDNALVMFNGKVYLLAKKGSEVLPSQTDQQNSAAPDASPRKDTSQIPNSNSVTKITNEVVNIVLAKNKTAPQKETKLVSDAQLASEPVPSLEKNNKVEGASLSAQSSQHVKQPLYLEQYKTVHIKLNLPDVISPAQNAKKETGVSHMKDSSGDTMITSKCCVYTTQEPKNQGEMAFVMETHTQSRSQKESCRREYAELRKKFGITKDLRVRLTRIPLFNSTSLYSPSSLTNSISSKESKLIVDLTSGKEEESQELTLQQDLDKKRKAKTIMKVDSTKKKKSGHDGNLSLNTGTDCSSPQILNSVSSDSALSSQSNNLIGCTKSSEENSAELKVHTQDGLDRGTNSPASVSFEQELPGSQDCYIDDSFPTMLPELDETIRDEKIKRLKQLLKEREAALEEIRKKMQQS; translated from the exons ATGTATCAAGTAGTTCAGACGACTGGCCTGGATGGAAAAAACCTTCTGAGATTGCTTCCGATTCCCAATTCCTCTGGAAATGTTATGCCACTAGTTCAATCTTCAGGCACATCTGATACTTCAAAAGGGAATAtatcaaatccagttcatgttaCTATTCAGACTCAACTTTCTAGCACTCCTACAACTGCATCCATTCAATTTCCTGTTTTTCAGCCAACCAGTTCtggaaattatttcctttcaagAGCGGTTGATAAATCTGAAAATGTTAGAGTAGCCTCTGTGGGGAAAGAAAGTTTGGCTTCATCTTCAACAGCTCAGAACAGTAACAGTACTATGAAAGTTGAAAGactggccttgcaaaaaattgcTGTTCCTCCCTCAACTACTCAAGGTGACACAGCATACATGTTGGTAAATACTAAGAACCTGCCAGTGACTGTAAAGTCTCCTGTATTACCATATGGGCACCATTTACAGATTCCAGCCAATGCTGAAGTAAAATCTGTACCAGCATCATCTTTGCCACCTCCAATTCAACAGAAGATACTTGCAGCTGCAGCTACAAACACCTCAGGAACAGCAGAAGCTTCGAAAGTACCAACTGTTATTTATGTGTCTCCCGTAAATACAGTAAAATCTGTAGTTCCTaagacctttaaaaatatttgtcctAAACCTCCAAATCCTACAGAAGCTGCAAAGCCCACGAATTTAAACACTTCACCACAAACACCAGCAAAAAGTTCTACAGATGGATCTAATAAGGAAGGCCAGCAATCTGGAGATGCACCAATGAAATGGGTTGTACGAGAAAATCCACAGTCTTCCCCTTGTCTTGTTCCTGTCAAGTCTTCAAACAATATGGCTTCAAAGATCTTAAAAACATTGATGGATATGAAGAATGTTGAAGCTAGTTCTCTAAGTATGCCTCCGTTATGTTCAAACTCTTCTAGTGGAACTCAAGCAAAAATTACTCCCATTAAAGATAATGCTTTGGTTATGTTTAATGGGAAAGTCTATCTGTTGGCTAAAAAGGGGTCAGAAGTTCTTCCGTCTCAAACCGATCAACAGAATTCTGCTGCTCCTGATGCATCACCGAGAAAAGATACATCACAGATACCTAATTCCAATTCGGTCACAAAAATCACTAATGAGGTTGTAAATATTGTGTTGGCAAAAAATAAGACTGCCCCCCAGAAGGAAACAAAGTTGGTTTCTGATGCACAACTTGCTTCTGAACCCGTTCCAAGTTTAGAGAAGAATAACAAAGTGGAAGGTGCTTCTCTTTCTGCCCAAAGTTCACAGCATGTTAAGCAACCCCTCTATCTAGAGCAGTATAAGACCGTGCACATAAAACTAAACTTACCAGATGTGATCAGTCCAGCTCAAAATGCCAAAAAAGAAACAGGTGTCAGCCACATGAAAGATTCTTCTGGTGATACAATGATTACATCAAAGTGCTGTGTTTACACAACTCAGGAACCAAAG AACCAGGGTGAGATGGCGTTTGTTATGGAGACACATACTCAAAGCAGAAGTCAAAAGGAATCATGTCGGAGGGAGTATGCtgaattaagaaagaaatttgGTATCACAAAAGATTTGAGAGTGCGCCTTACCCGAATTCCTCTATTTAACTCCACAAGTTTATATTCCCCTAGCAGTTTGACAAACAGTATTTCTTCCAAAGAGTCAAAGCTTATTGTGGATCTAACAtctgggaaagaggaagagagccAGGAg CTTACATTACAACAGGACttggataagaaaagaaaagcaaaaactattATGAAAGTAGACAGTACTAAGAAGAAGAAATCTGGGCATGATGGTAACCTATCTCTGAACACAGGAACTGATTGCAGCAGTCCTCAAATTCTTAACAGTGTTTCATCTGATTCAGCTTTATCATCACAAAGTAATAACCTCATTGGTTGCACGAAGTCCAGTGAAGAGAATTCTGCTGAGTTAAAAGTACATACTCAAGATGGTCTTGACAGAGGTACAAATAGTCCTGcctctgtttcttttgaacaagAACTTCCAGGTAGTCAAGATTGTTATATTGATGATAGTTTCCCAACGATGTTGCCAGAATTGGATGAAACTATAcgagatgaaaaaataaaaagacttaagCAGCTACTCAAAGAAAGAGAAGCAGCTCTTGAAGAAATTCGTAAAAAGATGCAACAAAGTTAA
- the LRIF1 gene encoding ligand-dependent nuclear receptor-interacting factor 1 isoform X4, translating into MSNLPRVVLKPPEDAPGGAAPPCIAGCMYQVVQTTGLDGKNLLRLLPIPNSSGNVMPLVQSSGTSDTSKGNISNPVHVTIQTQLSSTPTTASIQFPVFQPTSSGNYFLSRAVDKSENVRVASVGKESLASSSTAQNSNSTMKVERLALQKIAVPPSTTQGDTAYMLVNTKNLPVTVKSPVLPYGHHLQIPANAEVKSVPASSLPPPIQQKILAAAATNTSGTAEASKVPTVIYVSPVNTVKSVVPKTFKNICPKPPNPTEAAKPTNLNTSPQTPAKSSTDGSNKEGQQSGDAPMKWVVRENPQSSPCLVPVKSSNNMASKILKTLMDMKNVEASSLSMPPLCSNSSSGTQAKITPIKDNALVMFNGKVYLLAKKGSEVLPSQTDQQNSAAPDASPRKDTSQIPNSNSVTKITNEVVNIVLAKNKTAPQKETKLVSDAQLASEPVPSLEKNNKVEGASLSAQSSQHVKQPLYLEQYKTVHIKLNLPDVISPAQNAKKETGVSHMKDSSGDTMITSKCCVYTTQEPKNQGEMAFVMETHTQSRSQKESCRREYAELRKKFGITKDLRVRLTRIPLFNSTSLYSPSSLTNSISSKESKLIVDLTSGKEEESQELTLQQDLDKKRKAKTIMKVDSTKKKKSGHDGNLSLNTGTDCSSPQILNSVSSDSALSSQSNNLIGCTKSSEENSAELKVHTQDGLDRESPFNHGNRDVLITKEAIIFGI; encoded by the exons tattgcaGGCTGCATGTATCAAGTAGTTCAGACGACTGGCCTGGATGGAAAAAACCTTCTGAGATTGCTTCCGATTCCCAATTCCTCTGGAAATGTTATGCCACTAGTTCAATCTTCAGGCACATCTGATACTTCAAAAGGGAATAtatcaaatccagttcatgttaCTATTCAGACTCAACTTTCTAGCACTCCTACAACTGCATCCATTCAATTTCCTGTTTTTCAGCCAACCAGTTCtggaaattatttcctttcaagAGCGGTTGATAAATCTGAAAATGTTAGAGTAGCCTCTGTGGGGAAAGAAAGTTTGGCTTCATCTTCAACAGCTCAGAACAGTAACAGTACTATGAAAGTTGAAAGactggccttgcaaaaaattgcTGTTCCTCCCTCAACTACTCAAGGTGACACAGCATACATGTTGGTAAATACTAAGAACCTGCCAGTGACTGTAAAGTCTCCTGTATTACCATATGGGCACCATTTACAGATTCCAGCCAATGCTGAAGTAAAATCTGTACCAGCATCATCTTTGCCACCTCCAATTCAACAGAAGATACTTGCAGCTGCAGCTACAAACACCTCAGGAACAGCAGAAGCTTCGAAAGTACCAACTGTTATTTATGTGTCTCCCGTAAATACAGTAAAATCTGTAGTTCCTaagacctttaaaaatatttgtcctAAACCTCCAAATCCTACAGAAGCTGCAAAGCCCACGAATTTAAACACTTCACCACAAACACCAGCAAAAAGTTCTACAGATGGATCTAATAAGGAAGGCCAGCAATCTGGAGATGCACCAATGAAATGGGTTGTACGAGAAAATCCACAGTCTTCCCCTTGTCTTGTTCCTGTCAAGTCTTCAAACAATATGGCTTCAAAGATCTTAAAAACATTGATGGATATGAAGAATGTTGAAGCTAGTTCTCTAAGTATGCCTCCGTTATGTTCAAACTCTTCTAGTGGAACTCAAGCAAAAATTACTCCCATTAAAGATAATGCTTTGGTTATGTTTAATGGGAAAGTCTATCTGTTGGCTAAAAAGGGGTCAGAAGTTCTTCCGTCTCAAACCGATCAACAGAATTCTGCTGCTCCTGATGCATCACCGAGAAAAGATACATCACAGATACCTAATTCCAATTCGGTCACAAAAATCACTAATGAGGTTGTAAATATTGTGTTGGCAAAAAATAAGACTGCCCCCCAGAAGGAAACAAAGTTGGTTTCTGATGCACAACTTGCTTCTGAACCCGTTCCAAGTTTAGAGAAGAATAACAAAGTGGAAGGTGCTTCTCTTTCTGCCCAAAGTTCACAGCATGTTAAGCAACCCCTCTATCTAGAGCAGTATAAGACCGTGCACATAAAACTAAACTTACCAGATGTGATCAGTCCAGCTCAAAATGCCAAAAAAGAAACAGGTGTCAGCCACATGAAAGATTCTTCTGGTGATACAATGATTACATCAAAGTGCTGTGTTTACACAACTCAGGAACCAAAG AACCAGGGTGAGATGGCGTTTGTTATGGAGACACATACTCAAAGCAGAAGTCAAAAGGAATCATGTCGGAGGGAGTATGCtgaattaagaaagaaatttgGTATCACAAAAGATTTGAGAGTGCGCCTTACCCGAATTCCTCTATTTAACTCCACAAGTTTATATTCCCCTAGCAGTTTGACAAACAGTATTTCTTCCAAAGAGTCAAAGCTTATTGTGGATCTAACAtctgggaaagaggaagagagccAGGAg CTTACATTACAACAGGACttggataagaaaagaaaagcaaaaactattATGAAAGTAGACAGTACTAAGAAGAAGAAATCTGGGCATGATGGTAACCTATCTCTGAACACAGGAACTGATTGCAGCAGTCCTCAAATTCTTAACAGTGTTTCATCTGATTCAGCTTTATCATCACAAAGTAATAACCTCATTGGTTGCACGAAGTCCAGTGAAGAGAATTCTGCTGAGTTAAAAGTACATACTCAAGATGGTCTTGACAGAG
- the LRIF1 gene encoding ligand-dependent nuclear receptor-interacting factor 1 isoform X3, giving the protein MSNLPRVVLKPPEDAPGGAAPPCIAGCMYQVVQTTGLDGKNLLRLLPIPNSSGNVMPLVQSSGTSDTSKGNISNPVHVTIQTQLSSTPTTASIQFPVFQPTSSGNYFLSRAVDKSENVRVASVGKESLASSSTAQNSNSTMKVERLALQKIAVPPSTTQGDTAYMLVNTKNLPVTVKSPVLPYGHHLQIPANAEVKSVPASSLPPPIQQKILAAAATNTSGTAEASKVPTVIYVSPVNTVKSVVPKTFKNICPKPPNPTEAAKPTNLNTSPQTPAKSSTDGSNKEGQQSGDAPMKWVVRENPQSSPCLVPVKSSNNMASKILKTLMDMKNVEASSLSMPPLCSNSSSGTQAKITPIKDNALVMFNGKVYLLAKKGSEVLPSQTDQQNSAAPDASPRKDTSQIPNSNSVTKITNEVVNIVLAKNKTAPQKETKLVSDAQLASEPVPSLEKNNKVEGASLSAQSSQHVKQPLYLEQYKTVHIKLNLPDVISPAQNAKKETGVSHMKDSSGDTMITSKCCVYTTQEPKNQGEMAFVMETHTQSRSQKESCRREYAELRKKFGITKDLRVRLTRIPLFNSTSLYSPSSLTNSISSKESKLIVDLTSGKEEESQELTLQQDLDKKRKAKTIMKVDSTKKKKSGHDGNLSLNTGTDCSSPQILNSVSSDSALSSQSNNLIGCTKSSEENSAELKVHTQDGLDRESPFNHGNRDVLITKEAIIFGKLYKMFVR; this is encoded by the exons tattgcaGGCTGCATGTATCAAGTAGTTCAGACGACTGGCCTGGATGGAAAAAACCTTCTGAGATTGCTTCCGATTCCCAATTCCTCTGGAAATGTTATGCCACTAGTTCAATCTTCAGGCACATCTGATACTTCAAAAGGGAATAtatcaaatccagttcatgttaCTATTCAGACTCAACTTTCTAGCACTCCTACAACTGCATCCATTCAATTTCCTGTTTTTCAGCCAACCAGTTCtggaaattatttcctttcaagAGCGGTTGATAAATCTGAAAATGTTAGAGTAGCCTCTGTGGGGAAAGAAAGTTTGGCTTCATCTTCAACAGCTCAGAACAGTAACAGTACTATGAAAGTTGAAAGactggccttgcaaaaaattgcTGTTCCTCCCTCAACTACTCAAGGTGACACAGCATACATGTTGGTAAATACTAAGAACCTGCCAGTGACTGTAAAGTCTCCTGTATTACCATATGGGCACCATTTACAGATTCCAGCCAATGCTGAAGTAAAATCTGTACCAGCATCATCTTTGCCACCTCCAATTCAACAGAAGATACTTGCAGCTGCAGCTACAAACACCTCAGGAACAGCAGAAGCTTCGAAAGTACCAACTGTTATTTATGTGTCTCCCGTAAATACAGTAAAATCTGTAGTTCCTaagacctttaaaaatatttgtcctAAACCTCCAAATCCTACAGAAGCTGCAAAGCCCACGAATTTAAACACTTCACCACAAACACCAGCAAAAAGTTCTACAGATGGATCTAATAAGGAAGGCCAGCAATCTGGAGATGCACCAATGAAATGGGTTGTACGAGAAAATCCACAGTCTTCCCCTTGTCTTGTTCCTGTCAAGTCTTCAAACAATATGGCTTCAAAGATCTTAAAAACATTGATGGATATGAAGAATGTTGAAGCTAGTTCTCTAAGTATGCCTCCGTTATGTTCAAACTCTTCTAGTGGAACTCAAGCAAAAATTACTCCCATTAAAGATAATGCTTTGGTTATGTTTAATGGGAAAGTCTATCTGTTGGCTAAAAAGGGGTCAGAAGTTCTTCCGTCTCAAACCGATCAACAGAATTCTGCTGCTCCTGATGCATCACCGAGAAAAGATACATCACAGATACCTAATTCCAATTCGGTCACAAAAATCACTAATGAGGTTGTAAATATTGTGTTGGCAAAAAATAAGACTGCCCCCCAGAAGGAAACAAAGTTGGTTTCTGATGCACAACTTGCTTCTGAACCCGTTCCAAGTTTAGAGAAGAATAACAAAGTGGAAGGTGCTTCTCTTTCTGCCCAAAGTTCACAGCATGTTAAGCAACCCCTCTATCTAGAGCAGTATAAGACCGTGCACATAAAACTAAACTTACCAGATGTGATCAGTCCAGCTCAAAATGCCAAAAAAGAAACAGGTGTCAGCCACATGAAAGATTCTTCTGGTGATACAATGATTACATCAAAGTGCTGTGTTTACACAACTCAGGAACCAAAG AACCAGGGTGAGATGGCGTTTGTTATGGAGACACATACTCAAAGCAGAAGTCAAAAGGAATCATGTCGGAGGGAGTATGCtgaattaagaaagaaatttgGTATCACAAAAGATTTGAGAGTGCGCCTTACCCGAATTCCTCTATTTAACTCCACAAGTTTATATTCCCCTAGCAGTTTGACAAACAGTATTTCTTCCAAAGAGTCAAAGCTTATTGTGGATCTAACAtctgggaaagaggaagagagccAGGAg CTTACATTACAACAGGACttggataagaaaagaaaagcaaaaactattATGAAAGTAGACAGTACTAAGAAGAAGAAATCTGGGCATGATGGTAACCTATCTCTGAACACAGGAACTGATTGCAGCAGTCCTCAAATTCTTAACAGTGTTTCATCTGATTCAGCTTTATCATCACAAAGTAATAACCTCATTGGTTGCACGAAGTCCAGTGAAGAGAATTCTGCTGAGTTAAAAGTACATACTCAAGATGGTCTTGACAGAG